From Fervidobacterium sp., the proteins below share one genomic window:
- a CDS encoding sigma-54-dependent Fis family transcriptional regulator → MERILKFVLDSIIEGIILVDSQGKVIYVNKNACKLLGLSPEIIGKPVEEVVKNTRLHIVVKTGIPEIDQVQHTENSIIITSRIPLRDENGKLLGAVAVFRDITSLRKLAEEITNLKEIEAQLKAIIESTNDAISVADENGIVRLVNKAYTRITGYSPEEVIGKPATVDIAEGESIHMLIARTRQPIYNARLKVGPAKKEVIVNATPLFVKGQFKGSVAVVHDVSEILRLTNELEEVKRMIRYMKAQYTFDDIIGDSKLLQIAKEQAKKVAQTPATVLLRGESGTGKELFAHAIHNSSPRKNKPFVSVNCAAIPESILESELFGYEEGAFTGAIKGGKKGLVEEADGGTLFLDEVGKLPLSLQPKLLRFIETKEFVPVGGRSIRKVDVRIIAATNVELEKMVKNGEFLPDLYFRLNVFPIYLPALKDRKEDIPKLAVHIVRKLNQQYGRMVEGISPQVVKYLVNREWIGNVRELENFLGRVMINMSPEERIIELKHLSEGIEIRKNKEQIEVEIGPLRELIEEYEKKIIIEALRKSKNDKQKVAELLNISIRTLYYKIEKYGIKA, encoded by the coding sequence TCATTCTTGTGGATAGTCAAGGTAAAGTAATATACGTTAATAAAAACGCCTGCAAATTACTTGGGTTGAGTCCCGAGATTATAGGTAAACCTGTCGAAGAGGTTGTTAAGAACACAAGGTTACACATAGTTGTAAAAACTGGAATTCCAGAAATAGATCAAGTTCAGCATACCGAAAATTCCATAATTATCACATCAAGAATTCCACTAAGGGATGAGAACGGTAAATTACTCGGCGCAGTGGCTGTTTTCAGAGATATAACCAGTTTGAGGAAATTGGCTGAGGAGATAACCAATCTTAAGGAAATCGAAGCTCAACTGAAAGCTATTATAGAATCGACAAACGATGCCATAAGCGTAGCAGATGAAAATGGAATTGTGCGGTTAGTGAACAAGGCTTACACAAGGATAACAGGTTACTCACCAGAGGAGGTTATTGGTAAACCTGCAACTGTTGACATTGCTGAAGGTGAAAGTATCCACATGTTGATAGCTCGGACAAGGCAACCAATATACAATGCTAGACTCAAGGTAGGTCCTGCAAAAAAGGAAGTTATAGTTAACGCAACTCCTCTTTTTGTAAAGGGACAGTTCAAAGGTAGCGTTGCCGTTGTACACGATGTATCAGAGATATTGCGACTTACGAATGAACTCGAAGAAGTAAAAAGAATGATTAGATATATGAAAGCACAATATACATTTGATGATATAATAGGCGACAGTAAATTGCTACAAATAGCCAAGGAACAGGCAAAGAAAGTAGCTCAAACTCCAGCAACTGTTTTACTTAGAGGCGAGAGTGGTACTGGAAAAGAATTATTTGCACACGCAATACACAACTCAAGCCCAAGAAAAAACAAACCTTTTGTGAGTGTCAATTGTGCTGCAATTCCGGAATCGATATTAGAATCTGAGCTTTTTGGATACGAAGAAGGAGCATTTACAGGCGCAATTAAAGGTGGAAAGAAAGGACTTGTCGAAGAAGCGGATGGAGGTACACTCTTTCTTGATGAAGTTGGAAAACTTCCACTTTCACTGCAACCTAAGTTGCTGAGATTTATAGAAACAAAAGAATTCGTACCTGTCGGTGGGAGAAGTATAAGAAAAGTAGATGTACGGATTATAGCTGCAACAAACGTTGAGCTTGAAAAGATGGTCAAAAATGGAGAATTTTTACCTGATTTGTACTTCAGACTCAACGTATTTCCAATATATCTGCCTGCTTTAAAGGACAGAAAAGAAGACATACCCAAGCTTGCGGTACACATAGTAAGAAAATTGAATCAGCAATACGGTAGAATGGTCGAAGGTATTAGTCCACAGGTGGTTAAATATCTTGTAAACAGGGAATGGATTGGTAACGTAAGAGAACTTGAAAATTTCCTTGGAAGAGTAATGATAAACATGAGCCCGGAAGAGAGAATAATAGAACTAAAACATCTGTCTGAAGGAATAGAAATTAGAAAGAACAAAGAACAAATTGAGGTTGAAATAGGACCTTTAAGAGAATTGATAGAAGAATACGAAAAGAAAATAATTATCGAAGCTCTCAGAAAAAGCAAAAATGACAAGCAGAAAGTTGCTGAATTGTTAAACATAAGCATTCGAACACTTTATTACAAGATAGAAAAATATGGCATCAAAGCTTAA
- a CDS encoding MFS transporter, with amino-acid sequence MASKLKKGMRIMSENILPMLIIFSYSLVLNSMAPLLKSFRELFNISTALSSLLPFFSLSGTVISNIFVGVYISKLGLKRSLIIGSILTIVGTFVVAFATNYSLALIGILIFGLSTGFGFTGGTTLLTLSKNANYGFFHGAYGLGGIIAPFIITIAEKTTSNFKNVYYIYAVGFAFLYIYLLFRKIPELKTTEPFNLKQIKNAFRDRNFSLFLILLILYSSAEIGTITWSGSTMRETNISLFISYTLFWLTFTLSRFLVNNLSNLVKNLVRLNSLILLFLVVIFVITKNPVFFSLSGFFFGPIFPYVQNIAINSINRTYTNLFNGSTYAFTSLGGNIVSTLMGLFLDKSLLLSWSIPVIIIFTIYFISKEL; translated from the coding sequence ATGGCATCAAAGCTTAAGAAAGGAATGAGGATAATGAGTGAAAACATATTACCAATGCTCATAATCTTTTCTTATTCACTTGTACTCAATTCCATGGCTCCGCTTTTAAAATCCTTTAGAGAGCTGTTTAATATATCAACTGCATTGTCATCACTTCTTCCATTTTTCTCACTTTCTGGAACAGTTATATCGAACATATTTGTTGGTGTGTACATTAGTAAACTTGGGCTCAAGAGATCTCTTATCATAGGCAGTATACTAACCATAGTTGGTACCTTTGTAGTTGCGTTTGCTACTAATTACTCATTAGCACTAATAGGAATTTTGATTTTCGGCCTTTCAACAGGATTTGGGTTCACAGGTGGAACTACTTTACTTACTCTCAGCAAAAATGCAAATTATGGTTTTTTTCACGGTGCTTATGGATTAGGAGGGATAATAGCACCATTTATAATAACAATAGCCGAAAAAACAACGAGCAATTTTAAAAACGTCTACTACATCTACGCAGTTGGGTTTGCGTTTTTGTATATTTACCTCTTGTTTAGAAAAATACCTGAACTCAAAACAACAGAACCGTTTAATTTAAAACAAATTAAAAATGCTTTTAGAGATAGAAACTTCTCCTTGTTTCTAATATTACTCATCTTGTACTCTTCTGCGGAAATAGGTACAATAACATGGTCAGGTAGCACAATGAGAGAAACTAACATAAGCCTGTTTATATCTTACACACTATTTTGGTTAACCTTTACACTGAGTAGATTTCTCGTAAATAATCTTTCTAATTTAGTGAAAAACCTTGTAAGATTGAATTCATTAATACTTTTATTTTTGGTAGTCATTTTTGTCATAACAAAAAACCCGGTATTTTTCAGTCTATCAGGTTTTTTCTTTGGTCCCATATTTCCGTACGTACAAAATATAGCGATAAACTCAATAAATCGTACCTACACCAATCTGTTTAACGGCTCAACGTACGCATTTACTTCTCTTGGTGGAAACATTGTGAGTACGTTGATGGGATTATTCTTAGACAAAAGTTTACTTTTATCGTGGAGTATTCCCGTAATTATCATATTTACAATATATTTCATCAGTAAAGAACTATAA
- the groES gene encoding co-chaperone GroES, whose product MKVKPLGERLLIKPIVEEKKTAGGIVLPDAAKEKPMKAEIVEIGKLPEGCELKVGDKVIFNKYSGTEIKIEEEDYIIIDVNDILAKIEQ is encoded by the coding sequence ATGAAAGTGAAACCACTTGGTGAAAGACTGCTTATAAAGCCTATTGTTGAGGAAAAGAAAACAGCAGGAGGTATTGTACTTCCAGATGCTGCAAAGGAAAAACCTATGAAAGCTGAAATAGTTGAAATAGGTAAACTTCCCGAAGGTTGCGAGCTTAAAGTTGGAGATAAGGTTATCTTCAACAAATATTCCGGTACGGAAATAAAAATCGAAGAGGAAGACTATATCATTATTGATGTAAACGACATTCTTGCAAAAATTGAACAATAA
- the groL gene encoding chaperonin GroEL (60 kDa chaperone family; promotes refolding of misfolded polypeptides especially under stressful conditions; forms two stacked rings of heptamers to form a barrel-shaped 14mer; ends can be capped by GroES; misfolded proteins enter the barrel where they are refolded when GroES binds), with protein sequence MAKLLRYSEEARRSLESGVDAVANAVKITLGPKGRNVVIEKSWGSPTITNDGVSIAKEIELEDKFANLGAQLVKEVASKTNDVAGDGTTTATVLAQAMIKEGLKMVAAGANPILVKRGIDKATAKVVEEIKKISKKLSSTEDIAHVAAISANSEEIGKLIAEAMEKVGEDGVITVEDSKTIDTYVEFTEGMQFDRGYISPYFVTDPEKMEVVYNEPFILITDRKLSNVKPLIPILEKVAQTGRPLVIIAEDVEGEMLTTLVLNKLKGTLNTVAVKAPGFGDRRKAMLQDIAILTGGIVASEEVGINLEDLTLQDLGKADVVRVKKDETIIVGGKGKPEEIKKRIAQIKAQIEQTTSEYEKETLQERMAKLAGGVAVIKVGAATETELKEKKHRIEDALSATRAAVEEGIVPGGGITLLRARKVLEPLLGELTGDEKLGAQIVYNALEAPIKQIATNAGYDGAIIVHNVLSKDEVAYGFDALKGEYCNMYERGIIDPAKVTRSALQNAASIAGMLLTTEVLVVEKPEEKKGASTPEMPEY encoded by the coding sequence ATGGCAAAGTTGTTGAGATACAGTGAAGAAGCAAGAAGGTCTCTTGAATCAGGTGTTGACGCAGTTGCTAATGCTGTTAAGATAACACTTGGTCCAAAAGGGAGAAATGTTGTTATCGAAAAATCTTGGGGTAGTCCGACTATTACAAACGATGGTGTTTCTATTGCAAAAGAAATCGAACTTGAAGACAAATTCGCAAATTTAGGTGCTCAGCTTGTAAAAGAGGTTGCAAGTAAGACAAACGATGTTGCGGGTGACGGTACAACAACAGCAACAGTACTTGCACAAGCAATGATTAAAGAAGGACTAAAAATGGTAGCAGCAGGTGCAAATCCAATACTTGTGAAAAGAGGTATTGATAAAGCTACAGCCAAGGTTGTCGAAGAGATTAAGAAGATTTCTAAGAAACTTTCAAGCACTGAAGATATTGCTCATGTTGCAGCAATCAGTGCAAACAGCGAGGAAATAGGTAAGCTTATTGCGGAAGCAATGGAAAAAGTTGGAGAAGACGGTGTTATTACAGTTGAAGACAGCAAAACGATCGATACTTATGTCGAATTTACAGAAGGTATGCAATTTGATAGGGGTTACATATCGCCATACTTTGTAACAGATCCAGAAAAAATGGAAGTTGTTTACAACGAACCATTCATACTTATAACCGACAGAAAGCTTTCGAATGTCAAGCCTCTCATTCCAATTCTTGAGAAAGTTGCTCAAACTGGCAGACCACTCGTAATTATTGCAGAAGACGTTGAAGGTGAAATGCTTACAACGCTTGTTCTTAACAAACTTAAAGGTACGCTCAACACAGTTGCAGTAAAAGCTCCTGGTTTTGGTGATAGAAGGAAGGCAATGCTACAAGATATCGCTATCTTAACAGGCGGTATCGTTGCAAGTGAAGAAGTCGGAATTAATCTTGAAGATCTGACATTGCAAGATCTTGGAAAAGCAGACGTTGTAAGGGTTAAAAAAGACGAAACGATAATCGTAGGTGGTAAAGGTAAACCAGAAGAAATCAAAAAGAGAATTGCTCAAATCAAAGCTCAGATAGAGCAAACAACAAGTGAGTACGAAAAAGAAACACTCCAAGAGAGAATGGCAAAACTTGCTGGTGGTGTTGCAGTAATTAAAGTTGGTGCCGCAACAGAAACAGAACTTAAAGAAAAGAAGCACAGAATCGAGGATGCTCTTAGCGCTACTAGGGCAGCAGTCGAAGAAGGTATAGTTCCTGGCGGAGGAATTACGTTGTTAAGAGCAAGAAAAGTTCTCGAACCACTCCTTGGTGAGCTCACTGGTGATGAAAAACTTGGTGCACAAATTGTTTACAATGCACTCGAAGCACCTATCAAACAAATTGCTACTAACGCAGGTTACGATGGTGCAATTATTGTACACAATGTGCTTTCAAAAGACGAAGTTGCCTATGGATTTGATGCATTGAAAGGTGAATACTGCAACATGTATGAACGTGGTATAATTGACCCGGCAAAGGTCACAAGAAGTGCTCTCCAAAATGCCGCATCAATCGCAGGTATGTTGTTGACAACCGAAGTTCTTGTTGTTGAAAAACCTGAAGAGAAAAAGGGTGCATCAACTCCTGAAATGCCAGAATATTAA